The Rhodocytophaga rosea genome has a segment encoding these proteins:
- a CDS encoding tetratricopeptide repeat protein — MSDLFFWKQWPASYRNIYLTSLAVSTIGLVIYLIWFFTGNDAVIGWQTRSELQSLSLQLNSFSRSLFNFTVETPSYFITEQFVASLAKINTLAVYIYLAFLTGACLLVLSLITELPRLWYILGMGVFILLLASFKFDLLQVFGLRNNTVFIVSVAAYAGLSYYFHAFQTEISFQLRLASFTVLTVVLALLIIFFSRSAYPLITLAGNGIIIPVGISLVFIFMVSHEIEQGFLYLVTQSGGIGGKNSLLHFSLISLIYIINLGLLYARNAGFISWDFFYINPFYLLLISAAIGIWGYKKRNVLFDHIISFYPNGAFLYLALATVSLATIGYFFASGNDSMLEMIEDIIVFSHLAMGVSFFIYVFINFRSPMSQGLLVYKVVYQPRQYPFFIARGVALLIILAFFFRANMYPMYHAFSGYYNVIADTHTLQGEQVLAEQYYKLSIQYSFQNHKANYALASQARLQNDAPTAIFYLKQAQLKNPTAYTYGSLSNVYLEKGLFFDAIFNLQQGVQSFPRSGELYNNLALLYGRSNIADSAYIYHQLADKYVGVNAETSQTNRLAFWIKNNSLINTDSLLESSSASNSVPLQANRLLLSNMHGLKSSDFLKEFLPADSILSEETFAYLFNHVLNAHTPYDSTLANYLLGISKKDGNVAFSENLQFALACYEYYKNDRSKALELVANVSMSSNRAAYFSKIAGLWFLQQQAPKRAGEFFLQAIQAGDSSLAMKTNQAVAFSENGQWLNALASWQPLATSPDPSTRSLAKYMETISGALLSGQEEFVSKALDDRGKSLMVYFSRGVLLPDVALSITNPEYRVQTLVNLAEKCIAIDSVSFAATLLEKARETPNLSQTLQNRLHALDLQLLLATRAYPQVLSKAKSLSLNPEDADRSLLWQAQAFGQTNQPKEASRLYALALKRMPADTAVILEASRFFNTVRKKPDLAYSTLLEATLLNPYNPEIQKAYILQCLDMQLLSYAENAMSILQQIATDADYQSFLPVYEARKSSVEKILFEWK; from the coding sequence ATGAGTGATTTATTTTTCTGGAAACAATGGCCAGCTTCTTACCGGAACATTTACCTTACTTCACTGGCTGTAAGTACTATAGGATTAGTTATTTACCTGATCTGGTTCTTCACCGGCAATGATGCTGTTATTGGCTGGCAGACCAGAAGCGAATTGCAGTCTCTCTCTCTTCAGCTCAATTCCTTCAGCCGGAGTCTGTTCAATTTTACAGTTGAAACCCCATCATACTTTATTACAGAGCAATTCGTAGCATCACTGGCAAAAATCAATACCCTGGCTGTATACATCTACCTTGCGTTTCTTACAGGCGCCTGCCTACTGGTACTCAGCCTGATTACTGAACTGCCTCGTTTGTGGTACATACTGGGAATGGGTGTTTTTATTCTGCTACTGGCCAGTTTCAAATTCGATCTGCTTCAGGTATTTGGCCTGCGGAATAATACGGTTTTTATAGTTTCGGTGGCTGCCTATGCCGGACTAAGTTATTATTTTCATGCCTTTCAGACAGAGATTTCTTTTCAGCTGCGTCTGGCAAGTTTCACCGTACTTACTGTTGTGCTGGCACTGCTGATTATTTTCTTTTCCCGAAGTGCATATCCGCTTATTACCCTGGCTGGAAATGGCATCATTATCCCTGTTGGCATTAGTCTGGTATTTATTTTTATGGTATCACATGAGATCGAACAAGGCTTTTTATACCTGGTAACCCAATCTGGCGGAATTGGCGGAAAAAATAGTTTGCTTCACTTCTCCCTCATTTCCCTCATATACATTATCAACCTTGGATTGCTCTATGCCCGGAATGCCGGATTTATCTCCTGGGATTTTTTCTATATTAACCCTTTTTACCTGCTGTTGATATCAGCAGCAATCGGGATATGGGGCTATAAAAAACGGAATGTTCTCTTCGACCACATTATCTCTTTCTATCCAAATGGCGCATTTCTCTATCTGGCACTCGCTACGGTGAGTCTGGCGACCATTGGGTATTTTTTTGCAAGCGGCAACGATTCCATGCTCGAAATGATTGAGGACATTATTGTGTTCAGTCACCTGGCGATGGGAGTCTCCTTCTTCATTTATGTATTTATCAATTTCAGATCGCCCATGTCGCAGGGATTACTGGTATACAAAGTAGTATATCAACCCAGGCAATATCCTTTCTTCATTGCCCGTGGGGTTGCCTTGCTAATTATACTTGCCTTTTTTTTCAGGGCAAATATGTACCCCATGTACCATGCATTCAGCGGCTATTACAATGTAATTGCGGATACACACACCTTACAAGGCGAACAGGTTCTGGCTGAACAATATTATAAATTATCTATTCAATATAGTTTTCAGAACCATAAGGCCAATTATGCCCTTGCCTCTCAGGCCCGATTGCAGAATGATGCCCCTACTGCCATTTTTTATTTAAAGCAAGCACAGTTGAAAAACCCAACAGCGTATACATATGGAAGCCTCAGCAATGTGTACCTGGAAAAGGGACTATTTTTTGATGCCATTTTTAATCTGCAACAAGGTGTGCAATCCTTTCCCCGGAGCGGTGAACTCTACAATAATCTGGCTTTGCTCTACGGCAGGTCTAATATTGCGGACTCTGCCTATATTTACCACCAACTGGCTGACAAATATGTGGGCGTTAATGCTGAAACAAGTCAGACCAATCGCCTGGCATTCTGGATCAAAAATAATTCGCTGATCAATACGGATTCTTTACTGGAAAGCAGCAGTGCCAGTAACTCCGTTCCCCTGCAAGCCAACCGTTTGTTACTGTCCAATATGCACGGCTTAAAAAGTTCAGATTTTCTGAAAGAATTCCTGCCGGCTGATTCCATATTGAGTGAAGAAACGTTTGCTTACCTGTTTAATCATGTACTCAATGCTCATACCCCGTACGACAGTACATTAGCTAATTACCTGCTGGGCATCAGTAAAAAGGATGGGAATGTAGCTTTCTCCGAAAACCTGCAATTTGCCCTGGCTTGTTATGAATATTATAAAAACGACCGCTCAAAAGCGCTGGAACTAGTGGCAAATGTATCAATGAGCAGCAACCGGGCGGCTTATTTCAGTAAGATCGCCGGACTATGGTTTTTGCAACAGCAGGCACCCAAACGGGCAGGTGAGTTTTTTTTACAGGCCATACAAGCAGGTGATAGTTCTCTGGCTATGAAAACAAACCAGGCTGTGGCTTTCTCTGAAAACGGACAATGGCTCAATGCCCTGGCATCCTGGCAACCCCTGGCCACCAGCCCAGATCCATCGACCCGTTCGCTGGCTAAATATATGGAAACTATCAGCGGTGCTTTACTTTCAGGTCAGGAAGAATTTGTATCCAAAGCACTGGATGACCGGGGAAAAAGCCTGATGGTTTATTTCAGCCGGGGCGTATTGTTGCCTGACGTTGCCCTTTCTATTACCAATCCGGAATACCGGGTACAAACACTGGTGAATCTGGCAGAAAAATGTATTGCCATCGACAGCGTTTCATTTGCAGCAACACTTCTGGAAAAAGCCAGAGAAACACCCAACCTGAGCCAGACTTTACAAAACCGTTTGCATGCCCTGGATTTACAATTACTGCTGGCAACCAGAGCGTATCCGCAGGTGCTCTCTAAAGCAAAATCTTTATCGTTAAACCCGGAAGATGCAGACCGGAGTTTGTTATGGCAGGCACAGGCATTTGGCCAGACCAATCAGCCCAAAGAAGCTTCCAGGTTGTATGCACTAGCCCTGAAACGGATGCCGGCAGATACGGCAGTAATTTTGGAAGCAAGCCGATTTTTCAATACGGTCCGGAAAAAACCAGACCTGGCGTATTCAACCCTGCTGGAAGCTACCTTGCTGAATCCCTATAATCCGGAAATCCAGAAAGCCTACATTCTGCAATGCCTCGATATGCAGTTACTCTCCTATGCAGAAAATGCCATGAGTATACTCCAGCAGATTGCTACAGATGCCGACTATCAATCTTTTCTGCCGGTTTATGAAGCCAGGAAATCTTCTGTGGAAAAAATCCTATTTGAGTGGAAATAA
- a CDS encoding ABC transporter ATP-binding protein: MKIIETNQISKRYVMGSEIIEALKSITISINKGEYVAFMGPSGSGKSTLMNIVGCLDTPTSGSYILNNKDVSDMSENELAEIRNKEIGFVFQTFNLLPRSTSLENVALPLIYAGYGKSDRTEKAMEALKSVGLGDRSKHKPNELSGGQRQRVAIARALVNNPSIVLADEPTGNLDSKTSYEIMDLFEELHSKGNTIIMVTHEEDIAQYSHRIIRLRDGLIETDSPNPHIRKAKAAMGATLH, translated from the coding sequence ATGAAAATTATCGAAACAAACCAGATTTCCAAAAGGTATGTGATGGGCAGTGAGATCATCGAGGCATTAAAATCTATTACTATTTCAATCAATAAAGGGGAATATGTTGCGTTTATGGGTCCTTCCGGCTCCGGAAAATCTACGCTGATGAACATTGTGGGTTGCCTGGATACCCCTACCAGCGGCAGTTATATTCTCAATAATAAGGATGTGAGTGATATGTCGGAAAATGAACTGGCCGAAATCCGGAATAAGGAAATTGGCTTTGTATTTCAGACATTTAACCTCCTGCCCAGGTCAACTTCCCTGGAGAATGTTGCCCTTCCCCTGATTTATGCCGGGTATGGAAAATCAGACCGTACGGAAAAGGCAATGGAAGCGCTGAAAAGTGTAGGATTAGGAGACAGGTCTAAACATAAACCCAATGAACTTTCCGGGGGGCAGCGCCAACGGGTAGCCATTGCCAGGGCACTGGTAAATAATCCAAGTATTGTACTTGCCGACGAACCTACCGGTAACCTGGATTCCAAAACGTCCTATGAGATTATGGATCTGTTTGAAGAATTGCACAGCAAAGGCAACACCATTATTATGGTTACCCACGAAGAAGATATTGCCCAGTATTCACACCGTATTATCCGCCTCCGGGATGGTTTGATTGAAACGGATTCACCCAATCCGCATATCCGCAAAGCCAAAGCAGCAATGGGGGCTACTCTACATTAA
- a CDS encoding tetratricopeptide repeat protein, with amino-acid sequence MLRCLCIFCLLFPLTVRAQLLNDTLVQKQVILAIDKIYNFEFTEAEPVISTIRKKYPKHPVSSLLMALYTSWKYFPIDSKSQAYQTYQQYLKESLERTNQIYGEDTDNPEGVFFALSAHSYLALVASEERDYMKAMGEAKRTYVYMKKGFDLMSKYPEFYFTTGLYNFYVVEYPENHSAVKPFMLFFADGDKALGLKQMEQSITTGTFTRTEAAYWLAHIYIKHEIKPLKALQFTQQLINKYPGNVQYIMRHTEMLIATGKYDQAQPYIKQLIAHTHKMIQSSGYVFLGLIQEKQTKNFALARTHFQHAFKLSQPDRRFTMDYYALAYAAMARMSDREGNRQAARDYYKKVLDMAEYEGTIKEAKNYLKNASAS; translated from the coding sequence ATGCTCCGTTGTTTATGTATTTTTTGTTTGTTATTTCCCCTTACTGTCCGGGCTCAGCTTCTGAATGATACGCTTGTACAAAAACAAGTAATTCTGGCCATAGATAAAATTTACAATTTTGAGTTTACAGAAGCAGAACCGGTGATCTCCACCATTCGCAAAAAGTATCCCAAACATCCGGTCTCCTCCTTACTCATGGCTTTGTATACCTCCTGGAAATATTTCCCGATAGATTCCAAATCACAAGCCTACCAAACCTACCAGCAGTATCTCAAAGAAAGCCTGGAGCGTACCAATCAAATCTACGGCGAAGATACTGATAATCCGGAAGGTGTATTTTTTGCTTTGTCAGCCCACAGTTACCTGGCCCTGGTGGCTTCTGAGGAGAGAGATTATATGAAAGCTATGGGAGAAGCCAAACGAACCTATGTGTATATGAAAAAAGGCTTTGACCTGATGAGCAAATATCCGGAGTTCTATTTCACTACCGGATTATACAATTTTTATGTAGTAGAATATCCCGAAAACCATTCGGCTGTTAAACCATTCATGTTGTTTTTTGCTGATGGTGATAAAGCATTAGGACTTAAGCAAATGGAACAAAGCATCACTACAGGCACCTTTACCAGAACAGAAGCAGCATACTGGCTGGCTCATATTTATATTAAACACGAGATTAAACCCTTAAAAGCCCTGCAATTCACCCAGCAACTGATAAATAAATATCCGGGTAATGTACAGTATATCATGCGGCACACCGAGATGCTGATTGCCACTGGCAAATATGACCAGGCACAACCTTACATTAAGCAACTGATTGCTCATACACATAAGATGATCCAGAGCAGTGGTTACGTTTTCCTTGGTTTAATTCAGGAAAAACAAACTAAAAACTTTGCGCTGGCCCGTACCCATTTTCAGCATGCTTTTAAGTTGAGCCAACCAGACCGGCGCTTTACTATGGATTATTACGCCCTTGCCTACGCTGCCATGGCCCGCATGTCGGACCGGGAAGGAAACCGGCAGGCGGCCAGAGATTACTACAAAAAAGTACTAGATATGGCTGAATATGAAGGCACGATCAAAGAAGCCAAAAATTATTTAAAAAATGCCTCTGCCAGCTGA
- a CDS encoding IMPACT family protein: MPLPADDTYLTIGAASEGLYKEKGSKFIALAFPADSETQVKEILAQVRKKYYDAHHHCYAYILGDKGQHYRANDDGEPAHSAGDPILGQIRSRHLTHTLVIVVRYFGGIKLGVSGLIQAYKTAASDALTQGSIIEKIVEIPLTLRFSYQQMNQVMKLVKDYELKVIHQQFAEQCELGLLIRKGLLEEAQSKLLQLGVEIITDTTVS; encoded by the coding sequence ATGCCTCTGCCAGCTGATGATACCTACTTAACTATTGGTGCCGCTTCAGAAGGGCTTTATAAAGAAAAAGGAAGCAAATTTATTGCACTGGCATTTCCGGCAGATAGTGAAACTCAGGTGAAAGAAATACTGGCACAGGTCCGCAAGAAATACTACGATGCCCACCACCATTGTTATGCGTATATTCTGGGCGATAAAGGTCAGCATTACCGGGCTAATGACGATGGGGAACCAGCCCATTCTGCCGGAGATCCTATCCTTGGACAGATCCGTTCCAGACACCTTACACATACCCTGGTAATAGTTGTACGTTATTTTGGAGGTATTAAACTGGGCGTAAGCGGGTTGATCCAGGCATACAAAACGGCAGCCTCTGATGCTTTAACACAGGGGTCTATCATTGAGAAGATTGTAGAGATTCCGCTCACCCTACGGTTTAGCTATCAGCAAATGAACCAGGTGATGAAACTGGTAAAAGATTATGAATTAAAAGTGATCCATCAGCAATTTGCAGAACAATGCGAACTTGGTTTATTGATCAGAAAGGGTTTACTGGAAGAAGCACAATCAAAATTACTTCAACTGGGAGTTGAGATAATTACCGATACAACTGTTTCATAA
- a CDS encoding sugar phosphate isomerase/epimerase family protein, which yields MAYTRKAFIQKAGLGLLAGSTFSSINPLIADKPAASERLKFGMASYTLRKFTLDEVIAITQKLGLKHLALKDMHLPMDCPAEMLKTMTEKVRSAGIDLYGGGVIYMKTEEEVNKAFAYAANAGFKMIIGAPSHTLLNLVDQKVKETNIMLAIHNHGPGDEVYPSPESVYEKIKGLDKRIGLCIDIGHTQRIGQDPAKMAAKFADRLYDIHIKDVTGSTGKDTPLEIGRGVIDIPAFLKTLNKIKYQGIVSLEYEKDANDPIPGASESIGYLKGVMRMV from the coding sequence ATGGCTTATACCAGAAAAGCATTTATTCAGAAAGCAGGGCTTGGCCTGTTAGCCGGGTCTACTTTTTCAAGCATCAATCCTTTAATTGCAGATAAACCTGCTGCAAGCGAACGGCTAAAGTTTGGAATGGCTTCCTATACCTTACGCAAGTTTACCCTGGATGAAGTGATTGCCATTACCCAGAAGCTGGGATTAAAACATCTGGCCTTGAAAGACATGCACCTGCCTATGGATTGTCCGGCAGAGATGTTAAAAACCATGACTGAAAAAGTTCGGAGCGCTGGCATTGATCTGTATGGTGGCGGCGTGATCTATATGAAAACGGAGGAAGAAGTAAACAAAGCCTTTGCATACGCGGCTAATGCCGGATTTAAAATGATTATCGGGGCTCCTTCCCATACCTTATTGAATCTGGTAGATCAGAAAGTCAAAGAAACCAATATTATGCTGGCTATCCATAACCATGGCCCAGGCGATGAAGTATATCCAAGCCCCGAAAGTGTCTATGAAAAGATAAAAGGACTCGACAAACGTATTGGTTTATGTATTGACATTGGCCATACCCAGCGTATTGGGCAAGATCCGGCAAAAATGGCGGCTAAGTTTGCCGACCGGCTATATGATATTCACATTAAAGATGTGACCGGTTCTACCGGAAAAGATACTCCCCTGGAAATCGGACGAGGTGTAATTGATATACCTGCCTTTTTAAAAACGTTGAATAAAATAAAATACCAGGGGATCGTTTCGCTGGAATACGAAAAAGATGCCAATGACCCAATTCCTGGCGCATCGGAATCTATAGGTTATTTGAAAGGGGTGATGCGGATGGTTTAA
- a CDS encoding MaoC family dehydratase: METGQVYTHQFQFSQQQVDAFAALSGDTNPIHTDAAYAATTIFRKPIIHGFLSGSVFSKVLGTQFPGEGTIYLKQTMEFKAPLFVDISYEAVFTVKEILPGSVALISTQIKDTPNGNILVDGEASVKNRQKIKKI; encoded by the coding sequence ATGGAAACAGGACAGGTTTATACCCATCAATTTCAGTTCAGTCAGCAGCAGGTAGATGCTTTTGCAGCACTTTCCGGCGATACAAATCCTATTCATACGGATGCTGCCTATGCGGCTACTACTATTTTCCGCAAACCTATTATTCATGGTTTTTTGAGCGGAAGTGTATTTTCTAAAGTACTAGGCACCCAATTTCCAGGCGAAGGAACGATTTACCTGAAACAAACGATGGAATTTAAAGCGCCACTGTTTGTAGATATTTCTTATGAGGCAGTGTTTACAGTAAAAGAAATTTTACCAGGTTCTGTAGCCCTGATCAGCACGCAAATAAAAGATACACCTAATGGAAACATTCTGGTAGACGGAGAAGCTTCCGTAAAAAACCGGCAGAAAATCAAGAAGATATAA
- a CDS encoding WG repeat-containing protein, with protein MEQVLYPIPGTLGRQWGFMNREGKVVIEPQFAQVGEFSEGLCWVYVGNKAGFINTKGEMVIPPQFTSIKDFVEGRSIGLLEDGNYVAIDTKGTIVNQIPYRVMGEFHAGLAKVSRRSYTDDSGKKVPAAMGYINRNGDVAIEPRFTNAGDFPEDGLAIVVSGQDKFWYYINQQGEVVLQVPMNAALDNGYGFSEGLLRVKENGWWGYKDKTGQWKLQPQYDLANDFKEGMAWVQLDGKAKYVDKYGFEVIPKAYTQLKPFSEGLALVQIDNRYGYITEWGSMAFRPRILEKADSFSEGMARIKMDGQYGYLNKQGDFAIPCQYSEARSFKNGLAFVMTKQGWAYINTSNQIVWASEPFPKIELQPLKFNFPEYTPRQPPEPPKPEYVSPEDIKDIPNLDGIRMDDPIVEPAIKIYTDAELDLVTGELLPDGTQLSPDGSYKVEYACNEMRMSHWVCAPRITHTKTGNIIFDLWNTSLWDGSARFAKDGNILIHLRKYPGSVPGFDIIIDPVREMYMRKDQNKLWLKLKDFSL; from the coding sequence ATGGAACAAGTATTATATCCCATTCCTGGAACGTTAGGAAGGCAATGGGGCTTTATGAATAGGGAAGGGAAGGTTGTAATAGAACCGCAGTTTGCCCAGGTAGGAGAGTTTTCAGAAGGCTTGTGCTGGGTATATGTAGGAAACAAAGCCGGATTTATCAACACAAAGGGCGAAATGGTAATTCCGCCGCAGTTTACGAGCATCAAAGATTTTGTGGAGGGACGAAGTATTGGTTTGCTGGAAGATGGAAATTATGTGGCTATTGATACGAAAGGAACTATCGTAAATCAGATTCCTTACCGGGTAATGGGTGAGTTTCATGCCGGACTGGCCAAGGTATCCAGGCGTTCATATACGGATGATTCGGGAAAAAAAGTACCTGCTGCCATGGGATATATCAACCGTAATGGAGATGTAGCGATAGAGCCCAGGTTCACCAATGCCGGCGATTTCCCGGAAGATGGCCTGGCTATTGTGGTGTCGGGCCAGGATAAATTCTGGTATTATATTAATCAGCAGGGGGAGGTTGTATTGCAGGTGCCGATGAATGCTGCCTTGGATAATGGTTATGGTTTTTCGGAGGGCTTGTTACGGGTAAAAGAAAACGGATGGTGGGGCTACAAAGACAAAACCGGTCAGTGGAAACTCCAGCCTCAATATGATCTGGCCAATGATTTTAAAGAGGGTATGGCATGGGTACAACTGGACGGAAAGGCAAAATACGTTGATAAATATGGCTTTGAAGTAATTCCCAAAGCATATACCCAGCTCAAACCATTTTCAGAAGGATTGGCACTGGTGCAGATAGATAACCGCTATGGATATATCACCGAGTGGGGCAGTATGGCTTTCCGGCCCAGGATTCTGGAAAAAGCTGATAGTTTTTCGGAAGGAATGGCCCGTATAAAAATGGATGGCCAATACGGATATTTGAATAAACAAGGAGATTTTGCCATTCCCTGCCAGTATTCAGAAGCCCGCTCGTTTAAAAACGGACTGGCCTTTGTGATGACTAAACAGGGATGGGCATATATTAATACCAGTAACCAGATAGTATGGGCATCGGAACCCTTTCCGAAAATTGAACTGCAACCGCTCAAATTTAATTTCCCCGAGTATACACCCAGGCAGCCTCCAGAACCACCAAAGCCCGAATATGTATCTCCGGAAGATATTAAAGATATTCCAAACCTGGATGGCATCCGGATGGATGATCCCATAGTGGAACCTGCCATAAAAATATACACTGATGCAGAACTTGATTTGGTTACAGGTGAATTACTGCCAGATGGTACCCAGCTTTCGCCGGATGGCAGCTATAAAGTGGAATACGCCTGTAATGAGATGCGGATGTCGCACTGGGTATGTGCGCCAAGGATTACCCATACAAAAACCGGCAACATAATTTTTGATCTATGGAACACCTCATTATGGGATGGTTCTGCGAGGTTTGCCAAAGATGGAAATATACTCATACACCTGCGTAAATATCCGGGCAGTGTGCCAGGCTTTGATATCATTATAGATCCAGTCCGTGAAATGTATATGCGGAAAGATCAAAATAAGCTCTGGCTTAAGCTGAAGGATTTTAGCTTGTAA
- a CDS encoding GNAT family N-acetyltransferase, which yields MENLNFRPSIGMLTMQYADAIQHLASDPEIAITTRVPHPYPEDGARSFIDMYAQEQKEGKVWNNVILNNNMFVGLCGLINIIPADKAEIGYWIGKPYWGRGFASFGVKMTLERAFQSLGLQLIYATILDFNKASMHVLEKNGFIFQRTQPHDNPKWNQDALLHVYELTKAQWMEHKYGKYLNDLHPDLKPILEAEIAPGNEVSSASVGWPKPDSILVSMKKPFILKHEKYSANVEYNELNDPHYWKAEYATLDPVHLIVCPFE from the coding sequence GTGGAAAATTTGAACTTTCGCCCTTCCATTGGCATGCTCACCATGCAATATGCAGATGCCATTCAGCACCTTGCTTCTGATCCTGAGATTGCTATAACTACCCGTGTTCCGCATCCCTATCCTGAAGATGGTGCCAGGTCATTTATTGACATGTATGCGCAGGAGCAAAAAGAGGGCAAAGTATGGAACAATGTTATTTTAAATAACAATATGTTTGTGGGTTTATGCGGACTAATAAATATTATTCCCGCAGATAAGGCAGAAATCGGCTACTGGATCGGAAAACCCTACTGGGGAAGAGGATTTGCCAGTTTTGGTGTAAAAATGACCCTGGAGAGGGCTTTCCAGTCATTGGGTTTGCAACTAATTTACGCTACCATACTGGATTTTAATAAAGCATCTATGCATGTACTGGAAAAGAATGGCTTCATCTTCCAGCGTACCCAACCTCATGACAATCCCAAATGGAACCAGGATGCACTATTGCATGTATATGAACTTACAAAAGCTCAATGGATGGAACATAAATATGGCAAATACCTCAACGATTTACACCCGGATTTAAAACCTATTCTGGAAGCCGAAATAGCACCCGGTAATGAAGTAAGTTCTGCTTCTGTTGGATGGCCAAAGCCGGACAGTATCCTGGTTTCTATGAAAAAACCATTTATCCTGAAGCATGAGAAATATTCTGCTAATGTGGAATACAACGAATTGAATGATCCCCATTACTGGAAAGCGGAATATGCTACACTCGATCCGGTACACCTGATTGTCTGTCCATTTGAGTAG